The following DNA comes from Bradyrhizobium sp. SK17.
CAGTTCGATCAGGCCGATGGTGATGGCCACGGCGCTGTTCTTGATGGTGTTGAGGAACTCGGACGTCAGCGGCGGCAGGATGATGCGGAACGCCATCGGCAGCAGCACGTAGCGATAGCCCTGCACCGTGGTGAGCCCGAGCGCCGTTGCGGCCTGCTTCTGCCCGCGCGGCAGCGAGGAGATGCCGGCCTGCAATTGCACGGCGACGCGCGCCGACATGAAGAAGCCGATGCCGATCGCGGCGGTCCAGAACGGCGCGTTCGGCAACTGCTTCAGCCACAGCCCGGCGGATTTCGGCAGCAATTCGGGCAGCACGAAGAACCACAGGAACAGCTGCACCAGCAGCGGCATGTTGCGGAAGAACTCGACCCAGCAGAAGCCGATCCACGACGCCGTCCGCGACGGCAGCGTGCGCAGCACGCCGATCACGGAGCCGAAGATCAGCGCGATGACCCAGGCCAGCAGCGACACCTTGACGGTGACCACCAGTCCCGCCAGCAACAGGTCGAGATAGGTGCCGGTCCCCATCGGGTTCGGCTCAAGGAAGATGTGCCAGTTCCAATTGTAGTTCACGTGTCCCCGCGCTCCCGCGCCGATGACGCATTACGCCAACATCAAGCGTGGCGTCTATGCAAATGTCCGGCCATTCTCCTCCAGAATGGCCGGACACGCTTACGTTAGACTAACGGCTCTCGCGATCAGTTGACCAGATAGGCATCCGGATCGGGCGAATCCGACGGCTTGGCAAGCTGCTTCTTCATCTCCGGCCCCAACGGAACGTTGAGGTTCAGGCCCTTCGGCGGGATCTTCTGGTTGAACCACTTGTCGTAGAGTTTCAAGCCCTCGTCGCTGGTGTAGAGCGCGGCGGTGGCAGCATCGGCAACCTTCTTGAACGGCACGTCGTCCTTGCGCAGCATGATGCCATAGGGCTCGGGCTTGGAGAATGCGTCCTTGGACAGCACATAGTCGCCCGGCGACTTCGAACTGGCGACCAGGCTCGCGAGCAGGATGTCGTCCATCACGAACGCCGCGGCGCGATCGGTCTCGACCATCAGGAAGGCCTCGGCATGGTCCTTGGCCGGGATGATGTTGATGTTCAGCCCGCGCGCGAGATTGGCCTCGGTGAGCTGCTTGATGTTGGTGGTGCCGGCGGTGGAGACCACCGTCTTGCCCTTCAGATCGTCGATCGAATTGATCTTGCTCGCCTTCTTCGTCACGTAGCGGCTCGCGGTGAGGAAGTGGCTGTTGGTGAACCAGACCTGCTTCTGGCGCTCGGCATTGTTGGTGGTCGAGCCGCATTCGAGGTCGACGGTGCCGTTTGCCATCAGCGGGATACGCGTCGCCGAGGTGACCGGGTTGAGCTTGACCTCGAGCTTGTCGAGTTTGAGCTCCTTCTTCACGGCATCGACGATCTTGTAGCAGATGTCCATGGCGTAGCCGACCGGCTTCTGGTTGTCGTCCAGATAGGAGAACGGAATCGAGGAATCGCGGTAGCCGAGCGTGATCACGCCGGTGTCCTTGATGTTCTTCAGCGTCCCGGTGAGTTCTTCGGCCTGCGCCTGGCTCGCGCCGAGCGCGGCAGCGAGCGCGAAGCCAATGAGATATTTGCGTGTCATACGTCTACTCCTTCGTGGAAACGGTCGATCAATGCGTGAGAATGTCGGCGAGGACGGGTGCGATATAGCGTCGAAACTGTTCGGGATTCTCGCTCATCGGAAAATGACCGAGCTTCTCCATGATCGTGACGCTGGCGCCCCCTATTGCCGCTGCGGTCCGCCTCGTGTCGTCGGGCGTGCAGGAGAAATCATACTCGCCCGTGAGCAGATAGAGCTTGCATACTTTAGTATCGATTGACGCGACCCGGCCGCGCAGGTCGCCGTCGACACGATAGAAGT
Coding sequences within:
- a CDS encoding amino acid ABC transporter permease produces the protein MNYNWNWHIFLEPNPMGTGTYLDLLLAGLVVTVKVSLLAWVIALIFGSVIGVLRTLPSRTASWIGFCWVEFFRNMPLLVQLFLWFFVLPELLPKSAGLWLKQLPNAPFWTAAIGIGFFMSARVAVQLQAGISSLPRGQKQAATALGLTTVQGYRYVLLPMAFRIILPPLTSEFLNTIKNSAVAITIGLIELTGQARSMQEFSFQVFEAFTAATVLYLLLNFVVVTAMRFLERYVAIPGYITGK
- a CDS encoding amino acid ABC transporter substrate-binding protein, coding for MTRKYLIGFALAAALGASQAQAEELTGTLKNIKDTGVITLGYRDSSIPFSYLDDNQKPVGYAMDICYKIVDAVKKELKLDKLEVKLNPVTSATRIPLMANGTVDLECGSTTNNAERQKQVWFTNSHFLTASRYVTKKASKINSIDDLKGKTVVSTAGTTNIKQLTEANLARGLNINIIPAKDHAEAFLMVETDRAAAFVMDDILLASLVASSKSPGDYVLSKDAFSKPEPYGIMLRKDDVPFKKVADAATAALYTSDEGLKLYDKWFNQKIPPKGLNLNVPLGPEMKKQLAKPSDSPDPDAYLVN